The Actinotalea sp. JY-7876 sequence CGCCGCCGGAATGGTCGGCGTGCGATCACGGTGGGGGGCGGGTACAAGGAGATGTCCCTGTTCCCCATCACCCCCTCTCCCGATCGGCAGGCACTGCAATGACGCAGAGCACCTCGCTGTCCGTCGTGGGCCGGGTCGCCGCGGCGGGTCTTCTCGTCGTCGGCCTCGCGCTCACCACCACTCCGGCGGCCGCGGGGGGAGGTGGCGGTGGCGGGCACGGCGGTGGCGGGCACGGCGGTGGCGGGCACGGCGGTGGCGGGCACGGCGGTGGCGGGCCGGGGTCGGGCGCCGACGCGACCGGGACCGAGTACACCAACCCGGTCAGCGCGCCGTTCGCGGACACCTTCGCCGACCCCGCCGTGATCCGCGGCCTGGACGGCTGGTGGTACGCGTACGGCACGACCGACCCGCTGCGCGAGGGCGAGGGAACCCGGCACCTCCTGCCGATCTCGCGGTCCACCGACCTGGTGACCTGGGAGTACGTCGGCGACGCGTTCACCGAGGCGACGCTGCCGGCCTGGGCCGACGCCTCGCGCGGGGCCGCCCTGTGGGCGCCGGACATCCGCTACGTCGACGGCGAGTACCGCCTCTACTACGTGGTCACGGAGACCACCGTGACCGGGGAGCCCAACGACAACGCGATCGGGGTCGCGACCGCGCCGTCGCCCGCGGGGCCGTGGACGGACTCCGGCGACCCGGTGGTCGACCCGCGAAACAACGGCGGCGAGGGCAACTACCTCTGGACGTTCGACCCGCACCACGTCGTGGGGCCCGACGGCGTCGAGCACCTGTTCTACGGCTCGTACTACGGCGGGATCTGGGTCACCGAGCTCGACGAGACCGGCACCGAGGCGGTGGGAGAGCCCGTCCAGGTGGCCGTCGACAACAAGTACGAGGGGGCCTACGTCGTGCAGCACGACGGGCTCTGGTACCTGTTCGCGTCCTCGGCGAACTGCTGCGCCGGGCCCACCACCGGGTACAGCGTGCATGTGGGCCGCTCCGAGTCGATCACGGGCCCGTACGTGGACCGCGAGGGCGTGCCGCTGCTGCAGTCGCGCGCCGGCGGGACGCCCGTGCTCGCGCCGAACGGGAACACGTGGGTCGGGACCGGGCACAACGCCCTGGTCACGGACCTCGCGGGTCAGGACTGGATCGTCTATCACGCGATCGACCGCACCGACCCGTACCTCGACGGGACCGACGGCATCAACGAGCGGCCCATGCTCATCGACCGGCTGGACTGGGTGGACGGCTGGCCCACCGTGCGCGCCGGTGCGTGGGCGTCCGACGACGTCCAGCCGGGCCCGGTCACGGGCGGACGTGCGGTCACGTCGTTCGACCAGGGGATCCGCGCGCCGTGGCAGGGCAGTGCGTGGCGCGCGGCCGACGACGCGCAGTCCGGCCGGCACGCCGTCGCGCGGCGGGCGGGTGAGCTGATCACCCGGCACGCCCTGCCGGGCGACGTGCGGGTCGAGGCGGACGTGCGCCTCGACGGGGCGGTCGCGGGCGGCGTCGTCACGGGTTTCCGCGAGGGACGCGGCGGCTGGTCGTGGGGATGGCGGGGGACCGACGCCCAGGGCGCCGGGGCGCAGGGTGTGGAGGCGCAGGGCGGCGCCGAGGCGCAGCGCGGTCGCGGGGGCGGCCCCGGAGGCCGCGAGCCCGAGCAGGTGGCGGCCTGGGTCGACGCGGCGAGCGGCGAGCTCGTCGTGGAGGTCCGGCGGCCCGGGCGCGACGCGCGGGCGACGGCGCCCGTCGCGCCGGGCACCGGCCTCGCGACGTGGCACTCGATCGCGCTCGAGGTCTCGGGCGGCGTCGCGACCGCGGAGCTGAGCCAGGCGCGGCTGGGTGACCCGCTCGCCGTCGTCCGGCTCGAGCTGCCGCGGGGCACGCGCACGGCGGGCTCCGCGGGTGCGCTCGCGGGCGGCGCGGGTGTCCACGTCGACAACCTCAGCGCGGTGCCGCTCGCGGCGCCGGTCACGGAGCGGGTGCCGTTGCCCGCGACGGGCCCGGTCGTCGACGCGGCGGAGTTCGACGACGGCCTCGGGGAGGGCTGGACCGCGCTCCGCGACCCGGCCGTCACGGTCGAGGGTGGGGAGCTGGTGTGGCAGGTCGAGCCCACCGACCTCACGGGGCCCGGCGGCACGGCGGGGCTGCTGCTCCGCGAGGTGCCGGACGGGGACTGGACCGCCGAGACGCGGGTGACCGTCGACCTCGGCATCGACGAGGTCCGCAACTACCAGCAGGCCGGCATCATCGCCTACGCCGACGACGACCTGTTCGCCCGCCTGTCGCACGTGGCGATCTGGAACACGCGGCAGACGGAGTTCGGGTACGAGATCCCGTACGAAGGGCGCACGCAGTACGGCGGCACGATCGTCGGGCCGCCGTCGGACACGACGTGGCTGCGCCTGGTGCACCGCACCGACGACGCGGGCGAGCGTGAGGTCCAGGCGCTGACCAGCACCGACGGCGTCACGTGGGTGGCGGGTGGCGTGTGGACGTTCCCGGTCGGGACGGACGTGCGCGTGGGGCTCCTGGCGCACGGCAACCAGGGCGGCGACCCGGCGACGGCGCGCTTCGACTACCTGCGGATCACCGCCGACTGAGCCGCGGCGGCGGGACGGGGACGGCGCGCGACGTCGTCCCCGTCCCGGCCGCGGTGCGCCGGCCGCCGCGGCATCGCAGCGGCCCGGTCATCGACTCGTCAGTCGGTACTCAGTCCTGCGGGTCCTTCTCCGGGTTGCCGACGCGTGACGCGCCGCCGTCGAGCGGGGCGTCCGGGTCGGTCGAACCGGGGGGCTCGGTCTCGTCCGCCTCGCTGCCGAGCTCGACGCCGCCGTCGTCGGCCGGCGTGAACCCCGGGTCGGGGAGGGGCTGCAGAGGCGCGTCGTCGGTCATGCGCTCCTTGCTACTCCTCCCGGCGCCGACCGGCATCCCCACCGCCCTCCCCCCGCGGTTTTGGCACCGATCTGGGTGCCGCGACCTACGGATCGGTGCCAAAACCGCGGGGCAGGGCCGGGCAGGGCAGGGCCGGGCAGGGCCGGGCGAGTCGGGACCTAGGGAGTCGGCGGTGACCAGTCGGCGTCGAGCAGGCCACGGTCGCCGGCGAAGGGTCGCAGCGTCGGCGGCGCCGGGAACGGCAGGGTCCAGGTCTGCATCTCGACCCCGACGGCGCCGAAGTCGTCGAGCTTGACGACGACGCGCTCGGGGCTGACCTCGACCATCGCGACCCGGAGCGTCCGGCCGTCGCCGAGGGTCAGCTGCCACAGGTCGGCGAGCCAGTGCAGGCCGCGCTCCTCGAGCGCCTCCTCGCCCTCCTGCCAGTCGACGACGCCCGTGACGTCGTGGCCGAGCCGGTCGACGGCGACGAAGCCGTCACCCTCGGGCCGCAGCCACCCGACGAGCTCCCGGTCCCCGGCCCGCCGATGCTCGATCCACCCCTCGGTCACCATCCGGCCGACCCTAGGCAAGCCGCGCTCCCGCGTCGCCGGTTTTGGCACCGATCCGGGTGCCGCGACGCATGGATCGGTGCCAGAACCTGGGTGTCGGCGGCGGGCGGACCGGCGGGGCGGGTCGGGCGGGCCGGCAGGGCCGGCGCGGAGCGGGGCCCGCGGGACGGCGGGCCAGGGCGGGGTGGTCGAAGCCCGGCGTCGGGCATGCTGGGCGGATGGACGTCCACGCCGAGCCCTTGTCCGTCCTGCGCGCCCGGACCAGCGAGAAGTGGACGGCGTACCCGGCCGACGTCCTGCCGCTCTTCGTCGCCGAGATGGACTACCCGCTGGCCGCGCCCGTCCGGCAGGCGATCGTCGAGCGGGTCGAGGCGTCGGACACCGGCTACGTGCACGGGCCCGGTGAGCTGCCCGCGGCGTTCGCCGGCTTCGCCGAGCGCACGTGGGGCTGGTGCCCGGACCCGGCCGCCGTGCGCACCACCACCGACGTCAGCGTCGCGATCGTCGAGACGCTGCGGCAGGCGGTGCACCCGGGCGACGGCGTCGTCCTCACCCCGCCGGTCTACCCGCCGTTCGCCGACCTGGCGGACGAGGCGGGGGCGGTGCGCGTCGACGTGCCGCTCGTCGACCGCGACGGCACGCCCGCGCTCGACCTCGACGGTCTCGAGCGGGCGTTCGCCGGCGGTGCGCGGGCGATGCTCCTGTGCCACCCGCACAACCCGGTCGGCGTCGTGCACCCGGCGGACGACCTGCGGCGCCTCGCCGCGATCGCGCGCGAGCACGACGTCGTCGTCGTGAGCGACGAGATCCACGGTCCGCTGGTCCACGCGCCGACGTCGTTCACGCCGTTC is a genomic window containing:
- a CDS encoding family 43 glycosylhydrolase, which translates into the protein MTQSTSLSVVGRVAAAGLLVVGLALTTTPAAAGGGGGGGHGGGGHGGGGHGGGGHGGGGPGSGADATGTEYTNPVSAPFADTFADPAVIRGLDGWWYAYGTTDPLREGEGTRHLLPISRSTDLVTWEYVGDAFTEATLPAWADASRGAALWAPDIRYVDGEYRLYYVVTETTVTGEPNDNAIGVATAPSPAGPWTDSGDPVVDPRNNGGEGNYLWTFDPHHVVGPDGVEHLFYGSYYGGIWVTELDETGTEAVGEPVQVAVDNKYEGAYVVQHDGLWYLFASSANCCAGPTTGYSVHVGRSESITGPYVDREGVPLLQSRAGGTPVLAPNGNTWVGTGHNALVTDLAGQDWIVYHAIDRTDPYLDGTDGINERPMLIDRLDWVDGWPTVRAGAWASDDVQPGPVTGGRAVTSFDQGIRAPWQGSAWRAADDAQSGRHAVARRAGELITRHALPGDVRVEADVRLDGAVAGGVVTGFREGRGGWSWGWRGTDAQGAGAQGVEAQGGAEAQRGRGGGPGGREPEQVAAWVDAASGELVVEVRRPGRDARATAPVAPGTGLATWHSIALEVSGGVATAELSQARLGDPLAVVRLELPRGTRTAGSAGALAGGAGVHVDNLSAVPLAAPVTERVPLPATGPVVDAAEFDDGLGEGWTALRDPAVTVEGGELVWQVEPTDLTGPGGTAGLLLREVPDGDWTAETRVTVDLGIDEVRNYQQAGIIAYADDDLFARLSHVAIWNTRQTEFGYEIPYEGRTQYGGTIVGPPSDTTWLRLVHRTDDAGEREVQALTSTDGVTWVAGGVWTFPVGTDVRVGLLAHGNQGGDPATARFDYLRITAD
- a CDS encoding MalY/PatB family protein, which produces MDVHAEPLSVLRARTSEKWTAYPADVLPLFVAEMDYPLAAPVRQAIVERVEASDTGYVHGPGELPAAFAGFAERTWGWCPDPAAVRTTTDVSVAIVETLRQAVHPGDGVVLTPPVYPPFADLADEAGAVRVDVPLVDRDGTPALDLDGLERAFAGGARAMLLCHPHNPVGVVHPADDLRRLAAIAREHDVVVVSDEIHGPLVHAPTSFTPFLDVSDDAREVGVCVTAASKGWNVAGTKCALMVGASDRSLALLDAMPEEVGTRTSILGLHASTAAFRSGEEWLAGALAAIDANRRLLADLLAEHLPAVRYRVPDATYLAWLDFRDAGWGDDPAERALAAGVALVPGPMFGAQGRGHVRLNLACAPDVLTEAVRRLSQG